The Medicago truncatula cultivar Jemalong A17 chromosome 4, MtrunA17r5.0-ANR, whole genome shotgun sequence genome includes a region encoding these proteins:
- the LOC11410680 gene encoding 14 kDa proline-rich protein DC2.15, which produces MASKVAMLLCLNIIFFTVVSSTYVPCPPPPHKDHGHSHPHHPPSSKNPTCPRDTIKFGVCADVLGLINVELGKPPKTPCCSLIDGLANLEAAVCLCTALKANVLGINLNLPINLSLVLNYCGKGVPKGFVCA; this is translated from the coding sequence ATGGCTTCCAAGGTTGCTATGCTCCTTTGCCTCAACATCATATTTTTCACTGTGGTAAGCTCCACATATGTTCCATGTCCCCCACCACCTCACAAAGATCACGGCCACTCACACCCTCATCATCCACCTTCCTCCAAAAACCCAACATGCCCTAGAGACACAATCAAGTTTGGTGTGTGTGCTGATGTATTGGGTTTGATTAATGTTGAGCTTGGTAAGCCACCAAAGACACCATGCTGCTCTCTCATTGATGGTCTTGCTAATCTTGAAGCTGCTGTGTGCCTTTGCACTGCTCTTAAGGCTAATGTCTTAGGCATTAACCTTAATCTTCCAATTAATTTGAGCTTGGTACTTAACTATTGTGGAAAGGGAGTTCCAAAGGGTTTCGTGTGCGCTTAA
- the LOC11426342 gene encoding 36.4 kDa proline-rich protein: MSLSKSKALFFIFKILMLNFITPMIHACGPCTQPNPPPYHKPPSHPKPKHPPHHGGGGGRPIVLPPPVVVVPPIIVTPPLQPPPTIIYPPPTTPPVFPPPSPRTCPIDALKLGLCLDVLGGVVHVVIGNPLKNVCCPVIQGLVDLEAAICLCTAIRAKVLNLNIFLPLALQVLITCGKTPPPGFVCPPL, translated from the coding sequence atgtcattatcaaaatcaaaagcTCTATTCTTCATCTTTAAAATATTGATGTTGAATTTCATAACACCAATGATACATGCATGTGGTCCATGCACTCAGCCAAATCCACCACCTTACCACAAACCACCGAGCCatccaaaaccaaaacatccACCACATCACGGCGGAGGAGGAGGAAGGCCAATAGTGTTACCTCCTCCAGTGGTTGTTGTGCCACCCATTATCGTCACACCACCACTGCAACCACCTCCGACGATCATATATCCACCGCCAACAACCCCTCCTGTTTTTCCTCCTCCGAGTCCAAGGACTTGTCCAATTGATGCACTCAAGCTTGGACTTTGTTTGGATGTTCTTGGAGGAGTTGTTCATGTTGTAATTGGAAACCCTCTTAAGAATGTGTGTTGTCCTGTTATACAAGGATTGGTTGATCTTGAAGCTGCAATTTGTCTTTGTACTGCTATTAGGGCTAAGGTTcttaatcttaatatttttcttccacttgctcttCAAGTTTTAATCACTTGTGGGAAGACTCCTCCTCCTGGTTTTGTTTGTCCACCTCTCTAA